Genomic window (Spirosoma sp. KCTC 42546):
CGTTCAGCGAAACCGTGACCGACGAGTCGCTGAAAAAAGCCATTGACACCGCCGAATTACGGGAATTTGTTGAGTCGCTGCCCAATAAACTCCAGACTACCGTTTCCGAGCGGGGCGCTAGCTTATCGGGCGGGCAAAAGCAGCGCATCATGCTCGCTCGTGCGCTGGCACTCGACCCCAAAGTCTTGCTACTGGATGATTTCACAGCGCGGGTAGATTCCAATACCGAGCAGAAAATTTTGGCGGGAGTGCAACAGAACTATCCCGGCTTAACCCTGTTATCGGTAACGCAGAAGATTGCTCCGGTTGAAGACTATGAGCAGATTCTCCTGCTTATGGAGGGCGAAATTATTGCCAAAGGAACCCATCCCGAATTGATGGCCACCAGTCCCGAATACGTTCAGATTTATCAGTCGCAACGCAGCACCAGCCAGTATGAACTACGATCTTAATCAGGCTACCGGGCAAAAAGAGGAGAAGAATGCCACCTACAAAGCCCTCCGGAAACTACTGACCCTTATTGAGGATGAACGCCCAACCTTGATTCTGGCGTTTGTTGCCATTCTGGTCAATTCGGGCCTGACGCTGGTTGGGCCAATGCTGATTGGTCATACCATCGACAACTACATTCAGACCAAACAGTACGATGGCGTTCTGCGGAATGCGGGTATTCTGATCTGCCTGTATGTCGTTGCGTTCGGGACCAACTATCTGCAAACTCGCATGATGGGGGAGGTAGGACAGCGCACCCTGTTCAGACTTCGGAATGCGGTTTTTAATAAATTACAGGAATTGCCGGTCGCCTTTTTTAACCAGAACAAAGCAGGGGATCTGATCTCCCGGATCAATAATGACACCGATAAACTGAATCAGTTTTTTTCGCAGTCATTGATGCAGTTCGTGGGCAGCATTTTTATTATGCTGGGCGCAGGGCTGTTTTTGCTGTTTATCGACTTGCCGCTTGGAGCCGCATCCCTGTCGCCAGCGATCCTGATGTGGATTTTTACAACACTGACGGCGGCCTGGATTAAACGAAAGAATGCGAGTAACCTGAAAAGTGTTGGTAACCTGAGTGCCGAGATTCAGGAGAGCCTGAACAATTTCAAGGTTATCATTGCCTTCAATCGACGAGACTATTTCCGGAAGCGCTTTGACGAAGCCAATCAGCAGAGTTACCAGACTGCCATTGGAGCCGGCCTGGCCAACAACGTCATGGCACCTGTTATTGGTATGGTAGCCAATTTCGGTCAACTAATTGTCCTCACATTCGGTATTTACCTGATCTCAACCGGCCATTTTACGATTGGTTTGTTGATCAGCTTTCTGTCGTATGTGAACAATTTTTATAACCCACTTCGGCAACTGGCCGCGTTGTGGACGAATTTTCAGGTAGCATTGGCAGGCTGGGATCGTATCTCGCACCTGCTGGCGTTGCAAACGAATCTGAAAACCGTTGAGAATTCAGTAACGGTACCGACTTCGGCACTTCTCTCATTTCAGCAGGTGTCATTCAGTTATCCGAATGGACAGGAGGTGCTGCACAACATCAATTTTGACCTGGAACGCGGCAAAACCTACGCGCTGGTTGGCCCAACGGGGGGCGGAAAAACCACGACAGCTTCGTTGATTGCCCGTTTATACGATCCAACCAGTGGAACAGTGCTGCTCGATGGGAAAGATATTCGCTCATATAAACCCGAAGAACGTACCCGTAAAATTGGCTTTATTTTGCAGGAGCCTTTTCTGTTTACCGGCACAGTTCGCGAGAATATTCTGTATGGGAATAAACAGTACGAGAATTATTCCAACGATCAATTGGCCAACGTAATTCAGCAGGCGAACCTGGAAGGGCTATTGGAGCGGTTCGACGATGGCCTGGATACCAAAGTGCAGACCGGTGGCGATGCGATCAGTCTGGGTCAGAAACAGCTCATTGCCTTCATGCGGGCCGTTTTACGCAACCCAGACTTACTTATTCTGGACGAAGCTACCGCCAATATCGACACCGTTACGGAGCAGTTACTGGAAGAAATCCTCCAAAATTTACCCGAAACGACCACCCGCATCATCATTGCGCACCGCCTGAACACCATTGAAAGTGCCGACGAAATATTCTTCATCAACTCGGGTCAAGTGACGCGAGCCGGTTCGCTCAATGATGCGGTCGATATGCTCCTGCACGACAAACGGACGAGTTAAGCCTTTCAATTTTCTACTGATGATAAGTCAGTTGTATATACCTCATTTTTGAGGTTCTGCTGAATAATGCTGGCTTGGACCAATGGCCAGTATTTATCAAATAAGGTTAGAAACCATAAGGCGGTGATGGTAGGCAACAGGTATTTGTCCCATGCTACATAAGCTTTACCAAGCATCAGGATATTCACAAGCGCTATCCATCCTGCGAGACCGCTGTTAAATCGGGCAAAGCGTAGCACCGTAAGTAACATTAATCCACCAAATACAATCTGTTTCGAAACATTGTTGAATCCAACTGACATCACAAGTCGATCAAGCAATCCCAGTTCAGCGACCTTAAAATAATCATTGTAGGTTTGACGGGCAGGAAACCAGACTATAATCGCACAAATTAGTAAGAGCCACGTTAGTACTAGGGCGGGTTGCCGTTTAACATAGTCAGAATAAAATGATAGGTGTGGTCTGATCAAAAACTCAGGTATAACGTAATACGCCCCTATACAAGCGGCTGCATACATCACGAATCCTGGACTATAAAGCAGATTATATTGCGTTCGATCGTACTCCTGGCGAGCTATTTCAGCCGAGGGCCCCAGTCCGTTCCAGAATAATATCCAGCCCACCAACGTTAGCAAAGCCGCTACATACCAACGCGAGAAGCGAAGGTATCGAATCAGGTAACCTACTCTGGTTTCGTGGCTCGATTGTTTGTATGCCTGTACAAGCTCGAATCCTAGAATAGCTAGCGGGAAAACAACCATATATTGACGTGTGCTGATTGCCAAGGCCAGACAAACGCCACTTAGCCAATGTATCCGCTTTAGGTAAGCTATCAACCCGACCATAACAAAGGCCACCGCTGTCATGTCTGTATAAAAGTAGACGCTGCAGTAATAATAGTACTGGCTAATAGCAAGACCTGCTACAACGATCCAGAAGCGTCGTGCCGGGCCCGGATTTAACCAAAGGAGTGTCGTCAACAGCAGAAAGCTCAGGGCAACATTATAAAGCCTGAGGGTCTGAATCGTCGGATCGAACAATCGGCAAATCCAGCCTCCGATGATAAAGGCAAGTGGCGTAATCACCTCTGAATAGGTTTGCAAAAGCCTGGCTGATGGAATTGGTTCGCGGGCGAACTGAAGGGTCGTTTTGAAAAAATGAGTTTCGTCGGAGTAAAGAAATAC
Coding sequences:
- a CDS encoding ABC transporter ATP-binding protein, whose protein sequence is MNYDLNQATGQKEEKNATYKALRKLLTLIEDERPTLILAFVAILVNSGLTLVGPMLIGHTIDNYIQTKQYDGVLRNAGILICLYVVAFGTNYLQTRMMGEVGQRTLFRLRNAVFNKLQELPVAFFNQNKAGDLISRINNDTDKLNQFFSQSLMQFVGSIFIMLGAGLFLLFIDLPLGAASLSPAILMWIFTTLTAAWIKRKNASNLKSVGNLSAEIQESLNNFKVIIAFNRRDYFRKRFDEANQQSYQTAIGAGLANNVMAPVIGMVANFGQLIVLTFGIYLISTGHFTIGLLISFLSYVNNFYNPLRQLAALWTNFQVALAGWDRISHLLALQTNLKTVENSVTVPTSALLSFQQVSFSYPNGQEVLHNINFDLERGKTYALVGPTGGGKTTTASLIARLYDPTSGTVLLDGKDIRSYKPEERTRKIGFILQEPFLFTGTVRENILYGNKQYENYSNDQLANVIQQANLEGLLERFDDGLDTKVQTGGDAISLGQKQLIAFMRAVLRNPDLLILDEATANIDTVTEQLLEEILQNLPETTTRIIIAHRLNTIESADEIFFINSGQVTRAGSLNDAVDMLLHDKRTS